Proteins co-encoded in one Cytobacillus sp. NJ13 genomic window:
- a CDS encoding SpoVR family protein, producing MREEENKSLEYAIQEITEIANGFGLDYYPMRYEICPAEIIYTFGAYGMPTRFSHWSFGKQFHKMKLHYDLGLSKIYELVINSDPCYAFLLDSNTLIQNKLIVAHVLAHCDFFKNNVRFQNTKRDMVESMAATAERIRQYEIEFGKKEVETFLDAVLAIEEHIDPSLMRPKLAWSTEDEYESSGDTASPSPYDDLWDLDERNKKHEPKKKKKKFPPKPEKDLLLFIESYSRELTDWQRDILTMMREEMLYFWPQLETKIMNEGWASYWHQRILREMDLTSAEALEFAKLNAGVVQPSRTGINPYYLGLKIFEDIEERYNNPTEGMKRRGVVPGSGREKMFEVREIESDISFLRNYLTKDLVMREDMYLFQKQGKDYKIVDKQWEHVRDQLVSMRVNGGFPYLTVNDGDYMKNGELYLKHWFEGVELDLRYLEKVLPYVYQLWGRGIHMETIVEGKNMLFTYDGKSIHRKYL from the coding sequence ATGCGAGAAGAAGAAAATAAGTCATTGGAATATGCCATTCAGGAAATTACTGAAATTGCAAATGGGTTTGGCTTGGACTATTACCCAATGAGGTATGAAATCTGTCCTGCAGAAATCATTTATACATTCGGCGCTTATGGCATGCCGACCAGGTTTTCGCATTGGAGCTTTGGAAAACAGTTTCATAAGATGAAGCTGCATTATGATTTAGGATTATCAAAAATTTATGAGCTTGTAATCAACTCGGATCCTTGCTACGCATTTCTGCTGGATTCCAATACCCTTATTCAAAACAAATTAATTGTGGCGCATGTTTTAGCACACTGCGATTTCTTTAAAAATAATGTCCGTTTTCAAAACACTAAGAGGGACATGGTAGAGAGCATGGCTGCCACCGCCGAAAGAATCAGGCAATATGAAATTGAGTTTGGGAAGAAGGAAGTGGAAACTTTTCTTGATGCGGTGCTGGCAATTGAAGAACATATTGATCCCTCTCTTATGAGACCGAAGCTAGCCTGGAGTACGGAAGATGAATATGAAAGCAGCGGTGATACGGCATCGCCTAGCCCTTATGATGATTTATGGGATTTGGATGAAAGGAACAAAAAACATGAGCCAAAGAAGAAGAAAAAGAAATTCCCTCCAAAACCCGAAAAAGATTTATTGCTATTTATTGAGAGCTACAGCAGGGAGCTAACCGACTGGCAGCGGGATATATTAACTATGATGCGGGAAGAAATGCTCTATTTTTGGCCGCAGCTCGAAACAAAAATCATGAACGAGGGCTGGGCTTCCTATTGGCATCAGCGTATTTTAAGGGAAATGGATTTGACATCAGCAGAAGCGCTGGAATTTGCCAAACTGAATGCAGGAGTGGTTCAGCCGTCCAGAACTGGAATCAATCCATATTATCTGGGACTGAAAATTTTCGAAGATATTGAAGAGCGGTATAATAATCCGACGGAAGGAATGAAAAGGCGTGGTGTGGTGCCTGGTTCAGGCCGGGAGAAAATGTTTGAGGTCCGTGAGATCGAGTCGGATATCTCTTTCTTAAGAAATTATTTAACAAAAGACCTTGTCATGAGAGAAGATATGTATCTGTTCCAAAAACAGGGAAAGGATTATAAAATTGTTGATAAACAGTGGGAGCATGTCCGCGATCAGCTTGTCAGCATGCGAGTAAATGGAGGATTCCCATATTTGACGGTTAATGACGGCGATTATATGAAGAATGGAGAGCTATACCTTAAGCACTGGTTTGAAGGAGTGGAGCTTGATCTTAGATATCTTGAAAAAGTACTCCCGTATGTATACCAGCTTTGGGGCAGAGGAATCCATATGGAAACCATCGTTGAAGGCAAAAATATGCTTTTCACTTATGATGGGAAGAGCATTCACCGGAAGTATTTATAG